A window of Lysobacter terrestris contains these coding sequences:
- a CDS encoding pseudouridine synthase: MRLNKHISDTGYCSRREADRLIAEGRVTVNGLRARVGAEIGEDDAILIDGQKLQVRTAAKGQRRHVYIALNKPVGVTSTTESSVKDNIVDFVGHEKRIFPIGRLDKDSEGLILLTSNGDIVNEILRAENKLEKEYLVAVNHPVTDEFLRGMGRGVPLRGETTLPCKTGKLGKFGFRIVLVQGLNRQIRLMAAYFGFRVKQLLRVRIGNVKLGHLKPGQWRNLTDAELRGLLPQRTEW, encoded by the coding sequence ATGCGTCTCAACAAGCACATCAGCGACACCGGTTACTGCTCGCGTCGCGAAGCCGACCGCCTCATCGCCGAGGGCCGGGTCACCGTGAACGGCCTGCGCGCGCGCGTCGGCGCCGAGATCGGCGAGGACGACGCGATCCTCATCGATGGGCAGAAGCTGCAGGTCCGCACGGCCGCCAAGGGCCAGCGCCGGCACGTCTACATCGCGTTGAACAAGCCGGTCGGCGTCACCTCGACCACCGAATCCTCGGTCAAGGACAACATCGTCGACTTCGTCGGCCACGAGAAGCGGATCTTCCCGATCGGCCGCCTGGACAAGGATTCGGAAGGCCTGATCCTGCTGACCAGCAACGGCGACATCGTCAACGAGATCCTGCGCGCCGAGAACAAGCTGGAAAAGGAATACCTGGTTGCGGTGAACCACCCGGTCACCGACGAATTCCTGCGCGGCATGGGCCGTGGCGTGCCGCTGCGCGGGGAAACGACCCTGCCGTGCAAGACCGGCAAGCTCGGCAAGTTCGGCTTCCGGATCGTGCTGGTGCAGGGCCTCAACCGGCAGATCCGCCTGATGGCGGCGTATTTCGGCTTCCGCGTGAAGCAGCTGCTGCGCGTGCGCATCGGCAACGTCAAGCTCGGGCACCTGAAGCCGGGCCAGTGGCGCAACCTCACCGACGCCGAGCTGCGCGGACTGCTGCCCCAGCGCACCGAATGGTGA
- a CDS encoding GNAT family N-acetyltransferase, with protein sequence MQSYEIHHDPVGRRFTTVVDGLEAEVTYHYDHEVLVINHTGVPRQIEGRGIASELVRAAFEFARGAGIRVRPACSYAAAWIQRHKQYADLLA encoded by the coding sequence ATGCAGTCGTACGAAATCCACCACGATCCCGTCGGTAGGCGCTTCACCACCGTGGTCGATGGCCTCGAAGCCGAGGTCACCTACCACTACGACCATGAGGTCCTGGTCATCAACCACACCGGCGTGCCCCGCCAGATCGAAGGGCGGGGCATCGCCTCGGAGCTGGTGCGCGCGGCGTTCGAGTTCGCGCGCGGGGCGGGCATCCGGGTGCGGCCGGCCTGCTCGTACGCGGCCGCCTGGATCCAGCGCCACAAGCAGTACGCCGACCTCCTGGCCTGA
- a CDS encoding M13 family metallopeptidase: MAVLQIKPLAAGCLVGMLALAGCDAGRQAAPEAQAATTAPAFKLDEAKLPQVAGFLASDLDPAHGACADLDAYVNGKWKAANPIPSDRTDWGLYEAMSERSLAVQHQLAAHAATTSGAGVEKIIGDLWATGMDAAKRNAQGIQPLQGRLAAVDALTDGDSVARFLRESYAKGNGYVFGFGSSPDFKDSNVNIAYVTQGGLGLPDRGYYFDADKKQAREAYQAHVARLLEMSGIAAADAAKQAQDVLAFETRLAKASKSSEELSRDTALYYNPVSLADADKLTPHFAWSEFFAAQGLAAPKMFSLAMPAFQQEFDRMLGDVPVATWKSYLRFQMLDAAARYLSDDFAQQYFEFHNKALNGQKQIQEPWKRVLGTINRTTGEAMGQLYVQATFPPESKTKVLDMVQNMRDVLKTRLENLDWMSAETRQKALAKWATFTPKIGYPDKWRDWSGLATSRDSYIGNVLAANEFNYRWDLAKIGKPVDRSEWGMSPQTVNAYYNPQLNEVVFPAAILQPPLFDPKADDALNYGNTGATIGHELMHGYDDQGSRFGPGGNFENWWTAADAKGFAERSEKLVQQFNGYEALPGMKVNGRLTLGENIADLGGIEIAYDAMKKAAGSTPDPMVEGMSRDQRFFASYALSWRGAMTPESLKVLVATNPHAPGNFRAIAPPSNMPEYAAAFQCKDGDPMVRVGDKRVVIW; the protein is encoded by the coding sequence ATGGCTGTACTTCAGATCAAACCGCTGGCCGCCGGCTGCCTCGTCGGCATGCTCGCCCTGGCCGGTTGCGACGCCGGCAGGCAGGCCGCGCCCGAAGCCCAGGCGGCCACCACCGCGCCGGCGTTCAAGCTCGACGAAGCCAAGCTGCCGCAGGTGGCCGGATTCCTCGCCAGCGACCTCGATCCCGCGCACGGCGCGTGCGCCGACCTCGACGCCTACGTCAACGGCAAGTGGAAGGCCGCCAACCCGATTCCGTCCGATCGCACCGACTGGGGGCTGTACGAAGCGATGAGCGAACGCTCGCTCGCCGTGCAGCACCAGCTCGCCGCGCATGCCGCGACGACCTCGGGTGCGGGCGTGGAGAAGATCATCGGCGACCTGTGGGCCACCGGCATGGATGCCGCCAAGCGCAACGCGCAGGGCATCCAGCCGCTGCAGGGCCGGCTCGCGGCGGTCGATGCGCTGACCGATGGCGATTCCGTCGCGCGCTTCCTGCGCGAGTCGTACGCCAAGGGCAATGGCTACGTGTTCGGCTTCGGTTCGAGCCCGGACTTCAAGGATTCCAACGTCAACATCGCCTACGTGACCCAGGGCGGGCTGGGCCTGCCGGATCGCGGCTATTACTTCGACGCCGACAAGAAGCAGGCCCGCGAGGCCTACCAGGCCCACGTCGCCAGGCTGCTGGAGATGTCCGGCATCGCCGCCGCCGATGCCGCTAAGCAGGCGCAGGACGTGCTCGCGTTCGAGACGCGCCTGGCGAAGGCGTCCAAGTCGAGCGAGGAGCTCTCGCGCGACACGGCCCTGTACTACAACCCGGTCTCGCTCGCCGACGCCGACAAGCTGACCCCGCATTTCGCCTGGAGCGAGTTCTTCGCCGCGCAGGGGCTGGCCGCGCCGAAGATGTTCTCGCTGGCGATGCCGGCGTTCCAGCAGGAATTCGACCGCATGCTCGGCGATGTGCCGGTGGCGACCTGGAAGAGCTACCTGCGCTTCCAGATGCTCGATGCCGCCGCGCGCTACCTCAGCGACGACTTCGCGCAGCAGTACTTCGAATTCCACAACAAGGCGCTCAACGGCCAGAAGCAGATCCAGGAACCGTGGAAGCGCGTGCTGGGCACGATCAACCGCACCACCGGCGAAGCCATGGGCCAGCTCTACGTGCAGGCGACGTTCCCGCCGGAATCCAAGACCAAGGTGCTGGACATGGTCCAGAACATGCGCGACGTGCTGAAGACGCGCCTGGAGAACCTGGACTGGATGAGCGCGGAGACGCGGCAGAAGGCGCTGGCGAAGTGGGCGACCTTCACGCCCAAGATCGGCTATCCGGACAAGTGGCGCGACTGGTCCGGGCTGGCCACGAGCCGCGACAGCTACATCGGCAACGTGCTCGCGGCCAATGAATTCAACTACCGCTGGGACCTCGCCAAGATCGGCAAGCCGGTCGATCGCAGCGAGTGGGGCATGAGTCCGCAGACGGTCAACGCCTACTACAACCCGCAGCTCAACGAAGTCGTGTTCCCCGCGGCGATCCTGCAGCCGCCGCTGTTCGACCCCAAGGCCGACGACGCGCTCAACTATGGCAACACCGGCGCCACCATCGGCCACGAGTTGATGCACGGCTACGACGACCAGGGCAGCCGCTTCGGGCCCGGCGGCAACTTCGAGAACTGGTGGACCGCCGCCGACGCGAAGGGCTTCGCCGAGCGCAGCGAGAAGCTGGTGCAGCAGTTCAACGGCTATGAAGCGCTGCCGGGCATGAAGGTCAACGGCCGCCTGACCCTGGGCGAGAACATCGCCGACCTGGGCGGCATCGAGATCGCCTACGACGCGATGAAGAAAGCGGCGGGCAGCACGCCCGACCCGATGGTCGAAGGCATGAGCCGCGACCAGCGCTTCTTCGCCAGCTACGCGCTGAGCTGGCGCGGCGCGATGACGCCGGAGTCGCTGAAGGTTCTGGTGGCCACCAACCCACACGCCCCGGGCAATTTCCGCGCGATCGCACCGCCGTCGAACATGCCCGAGTACGCCGCGGCGTTCCAATGCAAGGACGGTGACCCGATGGTGCGGGTTGGCGACAAGCGCGTGGTGATCTGGTAA
- a CDS encoding CDP-alcohol phosphatidyltransferase family protein yields the protein MNKPTPQRRHFSMIRGFHLADWFTLANAFCGTGAIFAAMRFLQDGVVNDLLVGMALIPAAFIFDALDGRVARWRQSSSTLGRELDSLADVISFGVAPAALAYACGLQGGWDWAVLSYFVGCGVSRLARYNVTAELLSGGGDKVKYFEGTPIPTSLLLVVVLAIAAWQGAIGENLWLGMVRLGPWQFHPLVLMFALSGSLMISKTLHIPKP from the coding sequence ATGAACAAGCCCACCCCGCAGCGCCGCCACTTCTCGATGATCCGTGGCTTCCACCTGGCCGACTGGTTCACGCTGGCCAATGCCTTCTGCGGCACCGGCGCGATCTTCGCGGCGATGCGCTTCCTGCAGGACGGCGTGGTGAACGACCTGCTGGTGGGGATGGCGCTGATCCCGGCCGCCTTCATCTTCGACGCGCTCGACGGCCGCGTGGCGCGCTGGCGGCAGTCGTCCTCGACGCTGGGGCGCGAACTGGATTCGCTGGCCGACGTGATTTCCTTCGGTGTCGCCCCCGCGGCCCTGGCCTACGCCTGCGGTCTGCAGGGCGGTTGGGACTGGGCCGTGCTGAGCTATTTCGTCGGCTGCGGCGTCAGCCGGCTGGCGCGCTACAACGTCACCGCCGAGCTGCTGTCCGGCGGCGGCGACAAGGTGAAGTACTTCGAAGGCACGCCGATCCCGACCAGCCTGCTGCTGGTGGTGGTGCTCGCGATCGCGGCGTGGCAGGGCGCGATCGGCGAGAACCTGTGGCTGGGCATGGTCCGGCTGGGCCCGTGGCAGTTCCATCCGCTGGTGCTGATGTTCGCGCTGTCGGGCTCGTTGATGATCAGCAAGACCCTGCACATCCCCAAGCCCTGA
- the dinB gene encoding DNA polymerase IV, with protein MSLPPPPPRKVVHVDMDAFYASVEQRDDPSLRGKPVVVAWRGARSVVCAASYEARRFGVRSAMPAVRAERLCPQAVFVPPDFTRYKAVSKQVREIFARHTDLIEPLSLDEAYLDVTVTKTGLATATETAEAIRAAIREETQLTASAGVAPNKFLAKIASDFRKPDGLFVVRPHQVLAFLEPLPVGRLPGVGKVMEGKLAQLGVTTVGDLRALRVEELEQRFGRWGQRLHELSLGIDEHPVQSERPTMQISAEDTFEHDLLLEELEPHIRRLAEKAWAGYEREQASSPGRLARTVVLKLKTSDFRTLTRSLTPPQRPESLQQLADIACELRARVELPDRTRYRLVGVGLSGFVAADSAAAQEDLFG; from the coding sequence GTGTCCCTGCCGCCCCCTCCTCCCCGCAAAGTCGTGCATGTGGACATGGATGCGTTCTACGCCTCCGTCGAACAGCGCGACGATCCATCGCTGCGCGGCAAGCCCGTGGTGGTGGCCTGGCGTGGGGCGCGCTCGGTGGTGTGCGCGGCCAGCTACGAGGCGCGGCGGTTCGGGGTGCGCTCGGCGATGCCCGCGGTGCGGGCCGAGCGGCTGTGCCCGCAGGCTGTCTTCGTGCCGCCGGACTTCACCCGCTACAAGGCGGTGTCGAAACAGGTGCGCGAGATCTTCGCGCGCCACACCGACCTGATCGAGCCGCTGTCGCTGGACGAGGCCTACCTCGACGTCACCGTCACCAAGACCGGCCTGGCCACCGCCACCGAAACGGCGGAAGCCATCCGCGCGGCGATCCGCGAGGAAACGCAGCTCACCGCGTCGGCCGGCGTCGCGCCGAACAAGTTCCTCGCCAAGATCGCCAGCGACTTCCGCAAGCCCGACGGCCTGTTCGTGGTCCGTCCGCACCAGGTGCTGGCCTTCCTCGAACCCTTGCCGGTCGGTCGCCTGCCCGGCGTCGGCAAGGTGATGGAGGGCAAGCTGGCGCAACTCGGCGTAACCACCGTCGGCGACCTGCGCGCGTTGCGGGTCGAGGAACTGGAGCAGCGCTTCGGCCGCTGGGGCCAGCGCCTGCACGAGTTGTCACTGGGCATCGACGAGCATCCGGTGCAGAGCGAACGCCCGACCATGCAGATCTCCGCCGAGGACACCTTCGAGCACGACCTGCTGCTGGAGGAGTTGGAGCCGCACATCCGTCGCCTCGCGGAGAAGGCCTGGGCGGGTTACGAGCGCGAACAGGCGTCGTCGCCGGGCCGCCTGGCGCGCACCGTGGTGCTGAAGCTGAAGACGTCGGACTTCCGCACGCTGACGCGCAGCCTGACGCCGCCGCAGCGGCCGGAGTCGTTGCAGCAGCTGGCGGACATCGCCTGCGAGCTGCGCGCACGCGTGGAGTTGCCGGACCGGACGCGGTATCGGCTGGTGGGGGTCGGGCTGTCGGGGTTCGTGGCTGCCGACAGTGCGGCGGCGCAGGAGGATCTGTTCGGGTGA
- a CDS encoding amino acid permease — MSKPSGSLASALTRHKSIEQLQAEAGSRGDFRRVLGLWQLTGIGLGGIIGVGIFVLAGQQAAANAGPAVALAFIIAGIASAAAALCYAEFAGMIPVTGSAYTYGYAVLGEFAAWLIGWDLLLEYALIVAAVASGWSGYVMAILDAMGLHLPVWAQGAMGTGEGRVFNVIAAAVSLLIAGLLTVRTEWGARFNTVIVLIKVIAVVLVIGVGVFHIDTANWSPFIPERVVDADGKGHFGFPGVVTAAAVVFFAVFGYDTLTTAAEESKNPQRDLPRAVLLSLGVSMVLYIAISLVLTGIAHYSTLGTDAPVADAFKNLGMPWISIAISVAAVTGIISVMFAFLLAAARIWFSLARDGLLPPWFAKVHPRYGTPHRPTLLLGAVSALVAGLLPIGEVAELVNIGTLSAFVVICSAVIVLRRRRPELPRAFRTPWVPVVPLIGIAFSIWLVSQLPWITWERFLIWMAIGLVVYFGYGIRHSKLAKG, encoded by the coding sequence ATGAGCAAGCCGTCCGGCTCCCTCGCTTCCGCGCTCACGCGGCACAAATCCATCGAACAGCTGCAGGCCGAAGCCGGCTCGCGCGGCGATTTCCGCCGCGTGCTCGGCCTGTGGCAACTGACCGGCATCGGCCTGGGCGGCATCATCGGCGTGGGCATCTTCGTACTCGCCGGCCAGCAGGCCGCCGCCAACGCCGGGCCGGCCGTGGCACTGGCCTTCATCATCGCGGGCATCGCCAGCGCCGCCGCGGCGCTGTGCTACGCCGAGTTCGCCGGCATGATCCCGGTGACCGGCAGCGCCTACACCTACGGCTACGCGGTGCTGGGCGAATTCGCGGCCTGGCTGATCGGCTGGGACCTGCTGCTCGAATACGCGTTGATCGTCGCCGCGGTCGCCAGCGGCTGGTCGGGCTACGTCATGGCGATCCTCGATGCCATGGGCCTGCACCTGCCGGTATGGGCGCAGGGCGCGATGGGCACCGGCGAAGGCCGCGTGTTCAACGTGATCGCCGCGGCCGTGTCGCTGCTGATCGCCGGCCTGCTGACCGTCCGCACCGAATGGGGCGCGCGCTTCAACACCGTGATCGTGCTGATCAAGGTCATCGCGGTCGTGCTGGTGATCGGCGTCGGCGTGTTCCACATCGATACGGCGAACTGGTCGCCGTTCATTCCCGAGCGCGTGGTCGACGCCGACGGCAAGGGCCATTTCGGCTTCCCGGGCGTGGTCACCGCGGCGGCGGTCGTGTTCTTCGCCGTGTTCGGCTACGACACCCTGACCACCGCGGCGGAAGAATCGAAGAACCCGCAACGCGACCTGCCGCGCGCGGTGCTGCTGTCGCTGGGCGTGTCGATGGTGCTGTACATCGCGATCTCGCTAGTGCTGACCGGCATCGCCCACTACTCCACCCTGGGCACCGATGCGCCGGTGGCCGACGCGTTCAAGAACCTGGGCATGCCGTGGATCAGCATCGCGATCTCGGTCGCGGCGGTGACCGGCATCATCAGCGTGATGTTCGCCTTCCTGCTGGCCGCGGCGCGCATCTGGTTCTCGCTGGCACGCGACGGCCTGCTGCCGCCGTGGTTCGCCAAGGTGCACCCGCGCTACGGCACGCCGCACCGCCCGACCCTGCTGCTGGGCGCGGTGAGCGCGCTGGTCGCCGGCCTGCTGCCGATCGGCGAGGTCGCCGAACTGGTCAACATCGGCACGCTCTCGGCCTTCGTTGTGATCTGCAGCGCGGTCATCGTGCTGCGCCGCAGGCGCCCGGAGTTGCCGCGCGCGTTCCGCACGCCGTGGGTGCCGGTGGTGCCGCTGATCGGCATCGCCTTCTCGATCTGGCTGGTGTCGCAGCTGCCCTGGATCACCTGGGAGCGCTTCCTGATCTGGATGGCGATCGGCCTGGTCGTGTACTTCGGCTACGGCATCCGCCACAGCAAGCTCGCGAAGGGCTGA
- a CDS encoding DUF3298 and DUF4163 domain-containing protein, which yields MRLNLPRTLLVLALSAGASLAGCKREQPAQPAAPAADTPAAVTPATAAVDASLQDVTEHTADYIIGISYPPVASQYPLLAAELRQYADSARKELLEAAKGRAQAGSSAPYELVLPFTELHVSPTLVSVGVDGSSYTGGAHGAPLIARWVWLPQQNRLLRASDLVADAKGWEAISTLVREQLHTALSQRVDADELPPAERVEVLKNANRMIDDGTEPDPDHFSQFEPIVGGNGRIQSVRFVFAPYQVGPYSDGTQTVEVPSASLLPYIAPAFRGLFEGG from the coding sequence ATGCGCTTGAATCTTCCGCGCACTCTTCTCGTGCTGGCGCTATCCGCCGGCGCATCGCTGGCGGGCTGCAAGCGCGAGCAGCCTGCGCAGCCGGCCGCGCCCGCGGCCGACACACCGGCGGCGGTCACGCCGGCGACCGCTGCGGTCGACGCATCGCTGCAGGACGTTACCGAGCACACCGCCGACTACATCATCGGCATCAGCTACCCGCCGGTGGCGAGCCAGTACCCGCTGCTGGCGGCCGAACTGCGCCAGTACGCCGACAGCGCGCGCAAGGAACTGCTCGAAGCGGCCAAGGGCCGGGCGCAGGCCGGGAGCAGTGCCCCCTACGAGCTCGTACTGCCGTTCACCGAACTGCACGTTTCGCCGACCCTGGTGTCGGTGGGCGTGGACGGCAGCAGTTACACCGGCGGCGCCCACGGCGCGCCGCTGATCGCGCGCTGGGTGTGGTTGCCGCAACAGAACCGGTTGCTGCGCGCGAGCGACCTCGTCGCCGATGCCAAGGGCTGGGAAGCGATCTCCACGCTGGTGCGCGAACAGCTGCACACCGCGCTGTCGCAGCGCGTGGACGCCGACGAGCTGCCGCCGGCGGAACGCGTGGAAGTGCTCAAGAACGCCAACCGCATGATCGACGACGGTACCGAACCGGACCCGGATCATTTCAGCCAGTTCGAACCTATCGTCGGTGGCAACGGCCGCATCCAGTCGGTGCGCTTCGTGTTCGCGCCGTACCAGGTCGGGCCGTATTCGGACGGCACGCAGACGGTGGAAGTGCCGTCCGCGTCGCTGCTTCCCTACATCGCGCCTGCATTCCGGGGCCTGTTCGAAGGCGGGTAA
- a CDS encoding glycerophosphodiester phosphodiesterase family protein, whose protein sequence is MTPVHRTDHQGLIVIGHRGASGYRPEHTLESYRLAIRQGADFIEPDLVATRDGVLVARHENEISGTTDVARHPEFADRRTTKRIDGQAMTGWFTEDFTLAELKTLRAKERIPAVRPANTRFDGMYQIPTFAEVVRLAKAESRDGRVIGVYPETKHPTYFASEGRRLDGTPIGVSLGRKLVETLVAEGFTDPRRVYIQSFEVANLIELKKSIMPSAGVDFPLVQLFDDIYASGPYDFHWNLANGADLGAIYGGLPGVIGGIEADTQYLALAGEPALQWMKANYASGIGPWKVNLLPRAASPAKADADGDGNAQLATRNHGLVHPLLAQALKAGLVVHPYTLRAEEPYLSQTPTGINQSVIAEAVQLYGLGVQGFFIDQPDLGVAARELFLEASKPARVKP, encoded by the coding sequence GTGACGCCTGTCCACCGCACCGACCACCAGGGTTTGATCGTGATCGGCCATCGCGGTGCGAGCGGTTATCGCCCCGAACACACCCTGGAGTCGTACCGCCTCGCCATCCGCCAGGGCGCCGACTTCATCGAACCCGACCTGGTCGCGACCCGCGACGGCGTGCTCGTCGCCCGCCACGAGAACGAGATCTCCGGCACCACCGATGTCGCCCGGCATCCCGAGTTCGCCGATCGCCGCACCACCAAGCGCATCGACGGCCAGGCGATGACGGGGTGGTTCACCGAAGACTTCACGCTCGCCGAACTGAAGACGCTGCGCGCGAAGGAGCGCATTCCCGCGGTGCGCCCCGCCAACACGCGCTTCGACGGCATGTACCAGATCCCGACGTTCGCCGAGGTCGTGCGCCTGGCGAAGGCGGAAAGCCGCGATGGCCGGGTGATCGGCGTGTACCCGGAAACCAAGCATCCGACCTATTTCGCCAGCGAAGGACGCCGGCTGGACGGCACCCCGATCGGCGTGTCGCTGGGACGCAAGCTGGTGGAGACGCTGGTCGCCGAAGGCTTCACCGATCCGCGCCGCGTCTACATCCAGAGCTTCGAGGTGGCGAACCTGATCGAACTGAAGAAATCGATCATGCCGTCGGCGGGCGTGGACTTTCCGTTGGTGCAGCTGTTCGACGACATCTACGCCAGCGGGCCCTACGACTTCCACTGGAACCTGGCCAACGGCGCCGACCTCGGTGCGATCTACGGCGGATTGCCCGGCGTGATCGGTGGCATCGAGGCGGACACGCAGTACCTCGCACTGGCCGGCGAGCCCGCGCTGCAGTGGATGAAGGCGAACTACGCCAGCGGCATCGGCCCGTGGAAGGTGAACCTGCTGCCGCGCGCCGCGTCGCCGGCGAAGGCCGATGCGGATGGCGACGGCAACGCGCAGCTGGCCACGCGCAACCATGGCCTGGTGCATCCCCTGCTGGCGCAGGCACTCAAGGCCGGGCTGGTCGTGCATCCGTACACGCTGCGCGCCGAAGAGCCGTACCTGTCGCAGACGCCAACCGGCATCAACCAGTCGGTGATCGCCGAAGCCGTGCAGCTGTATGGCCTGGGCGTGCAGGGTTTCTTCATCGACCAGCCGGACCTGGGCGTGGCGGCGCGGGAACTGTTTCTTGAAGCCAGCAAGCCGGCCCGCGTCAAACCCTGA
- the cfa gene encoding cyclopropane fatty acyl phospholipid synthase produces the protein MSATQSSTAAMRSHPFRHRLERLLALADVRIDGDRDWDLQMHDPGLPMRLLTQGSLGLGESYMDGWWDARSLDGLLYRLLDAHVDERVHGFAAFVDGLRAHLFNLQTRGRSFIVGERHYDLGNDLYAAMLGRRLVYSCGYWRQALTLDAAQEAKLDLICRKLGLQPGMRVLDIGCGWGEALKYAAERYGVSGVGVTVSREQAEFARDLCAGLPIEIRVQDYRSLDEKFDRVFSIGMFEHVGVKNYRRYFDVARACLADDGLFLLHSIGNNRSEHRTDPWIARYIFPNSMLPSAAQIARAVEGLFVIEDWHGFGPDYDRTLQAWRANVEAAWPQLPAYDERFRRMWRFYLAGSMASFRARRIQLWQLVLSPRGLRGGYDAPR, from the coding sequence ATGTCCGCGACGCAGTCTTCCACGGCCGCGATGCGGAGCCACCCCTTCCGGCACCGGCTGGAGCGCCTGCTTGCGCTGGCCGATGTCCGCATCGACGGCGATCGCGACTGGGACCTGCAGATGCACGATCCCGGCTTGCCGATGCGGCTGCTGACGCAGGGATCGCTGGGCCTGGGCGAGTCGTACATGGACGGTTGGTGGGATGCGCGCTCGCTGGACGGGCTGCTGTACCGCTTGCTCGATGCGCACGTCGACGAGCGCGTGCACGGATTCGCCGCGTTCGTGGATGGCCTGCGCGCGCATCTGTTCAACCTGCAGACGCGCGGCCGCAGCTTCATCGTCGGCGAGCGCCACTACGACCTCGGCAACGACCTGTACGCCGCCATGCTCGGTCGGCGACTGGTCTACAGCTGCGGCTACTGGCGCCAGGCGCTCACGCTGGACGCGGCGCAGGAAGCCAAACTGGACCTGATCTGCCGCAAGCTCGGCCTGCAGCCGGGCATGCGCGTGCTGGACATCGGCTGCGGCTGGGGCGAGGCGCTGAAGTACGCCGCCGAGCGCTACGGGGTCAGCGGCGTGGGCGTCACCGTGTCGCGCGAACAGGCCGAATTCGCCCGCGACCTGTGCGCCGGGTTGCCGATCGAGATCCGCGTGCAGGACTACCGTTCACTCGACGAGAAGTTCGATCGCGTGTTCTCGATCGGCATGTTCGAGCACGTCGGGGTGAAGAACTACCGTCGCTACTTCGACGTCGCCCGCGCGTGCCTGGCCGACGACGGCCTGTTCCTGCTGCACAGCATCGGCAACAACCGCTCTGAACACCGCACCGATCCGTGGATCGCGCGCTACATCTTCCCCAACTCGATGCTGCCGTCGGCGGCGCAGATCGCGCGCGCCGTCGAGGGGCTGTTCGTGATCGAGGACTGGCACGGCTTCGGCCCCGACTACGACCGCACGCTGCAGGCGTGGCGGGCCAACGTCGAAGCGGCGTGGCCGCAGCTGCCCGCGTACGACGAACGCTTCCGCCGCATGTGGCGCTTCTACCTGGCCGGGTCGATGGCCAGCTTCCGCGCGCGGCGCATCCAGCTGTGGCAGCTGGTGCTGTCGCCGCGCGGCCTGCGCGGCGGTTACGACGCGCCGCGCTGA